One window from the genome of Elaeis guineensis isolate ETL-2024a chromosome 5, EG11, whole genome shotgun sequence encodes:
- the LOC105032725 gene encoding uncharacterized protein isoform X3, translating into MLVLRPCKHYLQMPPLLNSSSFLRPIPSFYQGKKVKSRKLVVKGCQGEEKKSQKRSFLSLEEAGLVEISGLSTHERFLCRLTDSSHRGEDTVIVWQACNGYTYNGNFRDIIIESFESNI; encoded by the exons ATGCTCGTTCTCAGACCATGCAAACACTACCTCCAAATGCCTCCACTGCTCAACTCTTCAAGCTTTCTGAGACCAATTCCATCTTTCTATCAAG GAAAGAAGGTTAAGAGCAGGAAGCTTGTGGTGAAGGGCTGCCaaggagaggaaaagaagagcCAGAAGAGAAGCTTTCTCAGCCTAGAGGAAGCTGGCCTGGTTGAGATCTCTGGCCTTAGCACTCACGAGCGCTTCTTATGTCGATTAACG GATTCTTCCCATCGAGGAGAGGACACTGTTATAGTCTGGCAAGCGTGCAATGGATACACATACAATGGAAACTTCAGAG ATATCATCATTGAATCTTTTGAGAGTAATATCTGA
- the LOC105032725 gene encoding uncharacterized protein isoform X1, producing the protein MLVLRPCKHYLQMPPLLNSSSFLRPIPSFYQGKKVKSRKLVVKGCQGEEKKSQKRSFLSLEEAGLVEISGLSTHERFLCRLTISSLNLLRVISEQEGVPIEELNAGRICDWYLKDKLKREQDAESAVLQWDDSDF; encoded by the exons ATGCTCGTTCTCAGACCATGCAAACACTACCTCCAAATGCCTCCACTGCTCAACTCTTCAAGCTTTCTGAGACCAATTCCATCTTTCTATCAAG GAAAGAAGGTTAAGAGCAGGAAGCTTGTGGTGAAGGGCTGCCaaggagaggaaaagaagagcCAGAAGAGAAGCTTTCTCAGCCTAGAGGAAGCTGGCCTGGTTGAGATCTCTGGCCTTAGCACTCACGAGCGCTTCTTATGTCGATTAACG ATATCATCATTGAATCTTTTGAGAGTAATATCTGAGCAGGAAGGGGTCCCCATTGAGGAGCTTAATGCTGGTCGAATTTGTGATTGGTATTTGAAAGATAAGCTCAAGAGAGAACAGGATGCCGAATCTGCAGTCCTCCAATGGGATGATtctgacttttaa
- the LOC105032725 gene encoding uncharacterized protein isoform X2 — MLVLRPCKHYLQMPPLLNSSSFLRPIPSFYQGKKVKSRKLVVKGCQGEEKKSQKRSFLSLEEAGLVEISGLSTHERFLCRLTEGVPIEELNAGRICDWYLKDKLKREQDAESAVLQWDDSDF; from the exons ATGCTCGTTCTCAGACCATGCAAACACTACCTCCAAATGCCTCCACTGCTCAACTCTTCAAGCTTTCTGAGACCAATTCCATCTTTCTATCAAG GAAAGAAGGTTAAGAGCAGGAAGCTTGTGGTGAAGGGCTGCCaaggagaggaaaagaagagcCAGAAGAGAAGCTTTCTCAGCCTAGAGGAAGCTGGCCTGGTTGAGATCTCTGGCCTTAGCACTCACGAGCGCTTCTTATGTCGATTAACG GAAGGGGTCCCCATTGAGGAGCTTAATGCTGGTCGAATTTGTGATTGGTATTTGAAAGATAAGCTCAAGAGAGAACAGGATGCCGAATCTGCAGTCCTCCAATGGGATGATtctgacttttaa